In Fragaria vesca subsp. vesca linkage group LG5, FraVesHawaii_1.0, whole genome shotgun sequence, the genomic stretch TTCCACTAGTTTGGAAATACTATGGACCACTGACATGTTGGAGAGGAATAAATCCCACATCAGAAAAGTAGCAAATAAAATATAACTTATAAATGAGTGGATCATATTCAATTGTACCTGAAGGAATTCCTGCAAGTATATAAAGTGGATGTAGTATACTGAATGAAAGAAAAAGGGTTGTCGTTCCCACATGGATATTAGTTCAACTCAAATTATGAAATATCTAAACTAACAGTCATATTTATGCTTTGATGGAACTAACAAACTCTTTCATTTCTCTAGATGACAATTCCCGTATCTAAGTTCAGGTACGACACTAACGGCATAAATTTAACATGTAAGACTCGTTACGTTCTAAAAAACAAGAGAATCATGCAAACCATTACTTCAGTTACGACAATATGCCTCAAATTCATCTTCTGATTTACTAGATGCAAAGCCGTAAGGTGATCAATCAAAGAACTCAAACATATAGCATCGATTAAAATAATGACTAAGAATTCATCAAAAAGAAACTATAAATCAATTAATCAATCATAAAAAACATAAACAATCATGTTTGGGCATCATCCTAACTCTAGAAAAGGTTTAACAAAAGAACTAAGTAAAACATAGAAAACATGGAAAGGGGATGAAGGGGAAGATGGATGGATGGATGGTCTCTGCTCCTTTAGGCGTCTTCAATGTGCTTCTGAGACCTCCCTCTTCATGTGAAATTTGTGCTCCTTTATATAAAGAAGTTTACTGCTCATCTTTGGCTTCATGTTTCCTTGTAAGATTTAGATTCATACTCCTTTCTTGATATGGAATGAGAAAACCTTGAGATATCTCTTGTAGAACTAGGAATACATGTACTCCTTGAATTTTCATCTGCATTATTGTCCTTGAAGCTTTAGGGTTGACGGTCTTGTGACACGAAACTTGAGTTCTCCACAAATGTCTGCAAAATTTGAGCAGATTTCTGATCTGACCTTTCTTCATTCAAACAATCATAACTCACTCCATATGTATCGAAATCGAGATCCGTAAAATTCGACAGAAAATAGACTTTTGTAGCTTTCCAATGATATAAGGCTCATAATTTGATTCGATTTGAGTCGTTCCCAGTAATTCGGCGAAGTAGTACGTTTTGCACAGGCAGATTCTGGCACTTGGGATTGTTGTCACCTTTCAATCCTTATCTGCGCATTTTAGCTCCATTTTCTTCTCTCTACGATACAAACCTACAAAAACACTAAATTAACATAAATCAATCACAAATAAGAGAACTAAACACAAATACGAAAATTAGGAGGCATATAAATATAGGATAATATGAGCACATCAGTACCAAGGTATTTTGTGATTAAAACCCAACATCTAAAGGTGGTTAAGTTGGGAAAGTATCAGTAAAAGATGTTTCACGGGACACGTTTGTCGCTGTTTAACATGGTATCAGAGCAGGTCCCTCTCCAATTGATTCTCCCATTCTCATTGGCCTAATTTGTGTTCATTCTATCGCCCGGTTCGGGGTTCTTATCTCACCATCGGAAAGTTTCGATTGGATTGTCACCAAATGTCCTTTGGTTTGTTCCATCCTAATTCATTCCACGTGCGGACCTTATATCAGGTTGAGGGGGCGTGTTGGACGTGTTAGAGAGGAATAGATCCCATATCAGAAATGACTTCCACACTGGATGCTACATGGATGGAAGACATGGATGGAAGGGCAGACCTTAAGTCAGGTCAAGGGGGCGGGTTGGACATGTTTGAGAGGAATAGATCCCATATCAGAAATGACTTCCACACTGGATGCTACATGGATGGAAGGGCAGACCTTGCCCAACCCATGCTCAGGCGAGGCTGGAGATAGAAGAAATCATCGGTCTCATTCGCGTATATCAGAATCAGTGGAGGCACTGTCTCTAGCCTCCACGAATTCTCTCTCAAACCTTCTCTCTCCCATAAAAATTTCTCTATAAGTCGGAGAGTTATTAAAATATCTCAGACATCCGAATATACTCTAAAAATCTCATGAACTCTTAGTATTGTAAACTTAAATACCCAGTACCTACTAATACTCTTGATAAATTCTTTCCAAAATTTATTCTCCAGGTACTTATCGGTCACAAAGATCGATAAGTAAAACATTTATTGATCAACCTCAGTTAGACTCGACAAGTAGATCAAACTAGATCTAGATGTTGAGCAAACTAGATCAAACTCGATAAAACAAGGATGTGCAAGATGCTGATACCACAACTGGGCTCAAACAATTTGATTTCTATACATCTCTTCTACAACCTTCCAAAGATCCAGGGCTAATTCTGAGAAACTAAAAATATCAGAGATAGCAGGTTCCATGGAGTTGAGAAGCCAAGACATAACGAGCAGATCTTTGGCAAGCCAAACCTCAAATGTGGGAGTGAGTTGCTCAAGAGGTTGAACACTTCCATTTATGTGTCCAAGCTTTGATTTCCCTCCAAGTGCAAGAGATATAGCTCTTGACCAAGACAAATAGTTGAACTCATTGAGTAAGACAGATGTGAGACAAAGATTAGGATTACCTTCAGCCTCAGTTGAGACAATTGTAGAAACAGATGGAGAAATAGAATAATCTTGTTCCTCTGCCATTATTGCTTGGAAAGTGTGAAATCTCGAACTTTCTGTAAATAATTTATCTAGACTATATATGATTTATTTATATACATAGATGTATGTGTGATTCCTTGATTGTTTTTGTAACGAAAGAGAAAGTTTTTCTTAGAGCTAAATAAAATAAATCTTTTCAACTAAATGAGGATTAACAAGTAGTTAATAGAACTTAAAAACAAATTGAGTATAGTATTGTTCTCATTTCTTTACAAATAAGCTTTATAGAAACATAACACAGTTTTTGTTCAACATACAAACTATGCCTAGTCTCAAACAAAGATAAATACATATAGCTGCAAAGTATTGAACACTTGATATTAGTACATGTTTTCTTAAAGCTACATTAGATCATGTGCCTTATTTGTAAACTTGTGCTTCATGATTTCTTTAAATGTTGCTGCCTCACATCTTACAAAATTTCCGGTTAGATATACCCTCTTTCATTTGTTGCTTTTGGCTAGAACCATTTGATTAGACCTGCAACATTACATACTAATCAGAAAAAGAGATAATTACACATATGATGTTATTTTGTTTTACTTATTGAATCACCTAGGAGCTAGCTTGTGTGTGACATAAAGTTACACATGTTTTACACTTCTTACCCTGTTTGCTTGTGTTTTGCATATAGTTGTTGAATGAACAGCTTAAAACTTGGTCTCCAAGTAGAAAGCTTGTGTGTGACACAAAGACACAAAGTTACACATGTTTTACACTTCTTACCCTATACCAAAGTGTACAACCACATTTTTGCTTGTGTTTTGCATATAGTTGCTGAATGAGCATCGTAAAACTTGGTCTCCAAGTAGAAAGCTTGTGTGTGACACAAAACACAAAGTTCCACATGTTTTACACTTCTTACCCTATGCCAAATACCAAAGTGTACAGCCACACTTTTGTTTGTGTTTTGCATATAATTGCTGAATGAGCAACTTAAAACTTGGTATCCAAGTAGAAAGCTTGTGTGTGACACAACGTTACATATGATTTACACATGTTTTACACTTTTTACCCTACACCAAAGTGTGCAGCCTCACTTTTGTTTGTGTTTTGCATATAGTTGCTGAATGAGCAGTTTAAAACTTGGACTATAAGTAGAAAATTGTTGTTTGCAGATAAACATGAATTTCAATTTATTTTTATAGATATACCTGACAAGCACATTCACTAGTATAAATAGAGGTCTTCACATGAAGTATTAACAAGTAGAGAAGTTCAAGAGTTAGAAAGAAAGCCAGGAGAGAAAATTTAGAGTAGAAAAAGACTAGCTAGTAGAGGTCTGAAGAAAGTGTTAGAATCTGGTAGTGAAGTTTCAGTTTTAGTAAAACAAGTTTGAGGTAGGGGAAGTTATGGGGAATCTCAAGTTTTGTTTTATAAACTTGTTATCTTGCTTTTGAGTTGTATATGCTGCTGTTAAAGATGGTTATTGTGTTTAGCTTTTCATCATATTATTATTTGATCTTGTGTCATCATCATATCTGATGTAATATAAGGAATAAATGAAGTATGGGGTTGAGACTATCGCTTGAAAGAGACCAGCTACGTCTGCCTTTGTATATATGTAGGGAGAGAAGCCCTTTCAATTTTGATTGACAAAACGTTCTTATGGCAAGAAGACATTGATGACCAAGGATTGTACAAGAGTACCAACAACTGTGTCACACCCTAAGTCGAAATTTTTTTTTAAAAAAATATGGTTCTTTTCCGAGTAATTAAGGATGTGAATAACTTCAACTTGTCAAGGATAAGAGAACCTTGGACAAGTAAAAATTATATGAAAATCTTTGAATCAGAGGTAACTTAATAAAGGAGTAAACTTTATTTCATAAATATTGTTCTTACAACAAACAGGAAGGAAAACTTATAGATTAAGCCTTATTACACAAATAGAAATTTAAAAACAGCAGGTCATAGTTTACTCCTCGTAGACTTCATCCCTTCTAGGTATTAAGTTTTTATCCCTTAAAGAGTAACATCTGCACAAATTCATAAAGGGGTGAGCTATAAACTCAGTAGATCAAATCTCATGTCATTTCAATAAACAAATAATGTATGCACATATATAGGTTAAGTTTTCAAATTGGTACTCTTGTACTATCCTTGGTCACCAGTGTCTTTTTGTCATGAGATCATTTTATCAATATAACATTGAAAGGGCTTCTCTCCCTATATGTATACAAAGGCAGACAACTGTTGGTCCTTTTCAAGTAATAGCCTCAACCCCATAACTTCATTCATTTCTTATTTAACATAAGATCAAATAGTAATATGATATTGACACAAGATCATATAATAATATGATGAAAAACTAAACATAATAACCATCTTTAACAAACAACATGTACAATTCCAAAGCAAGATAATAAGATTATAAAACAAAGAGATTCCCCATAACTTCCCCTACCTCAAACCTGTTTTACCAAAACTGAAATTTCACTATTAGATACTAGTATTTTGCTTCAGACCTCCATTAGTTTCTTTCTTCTTCTAACTTTTCTCTATGTTTCTGAACTCTACCTTTTTTTTATTTCCTCAGGTGAATACCTCTATTTATACTAGGAAAAGTAATCAGCCACCTGTAGCTTCTCTAGCCTATCTTAGTTAGACTCTTATCTATCTAATTGTTAATTTGCTGCCACCTATTAATGTAAAAACACTTCAAGTTTATTTTCAAGCGTCTGCAGTTGTTTTTAAACTTGATGCCCAAGTTTAAGCTGCTCACTCAGCAACTATTTGCAACCCACAAGTCTGATTGAGGTTTTCAGACTTTCACTTGTGATTGGCTGTATGTAGTCATGTGTTAGGCATAAGTTAGCAAGTAAGTGAATCAGCATTTCAAATAAGACANNNNNNNNNNNNNNNNNNNNNNNNNNNNNNNNNNNNNNNNNNNNNNNNNNNNNNNNNNNNNNNNNNNNNNNNNNNNNNNNNNNNNNNNNNNNNNNNNNNNTGTGGACTTCCAATGTTCAACTCAGTAGACACCCTTTTCAGACTTGGCGCCATGTTGTTGTTGCCAAAGGAATTATAGGTGCACATCCGAGGAGTACTTTCATTAAACAAATGAGACGCATTGGAATCACAGAATAGATCTTGCCTGGCTCCCTGCATGCCAGCAGGAAAAATGTTATAGTTCAACAAGGAAGCATTGTACTGCCCCATTGTTGAATTAGCTGCTCCTGTCATAGGTATCATGAATTCTTCCTCTCCATGCCTCAGCAGCGCAGGATTCAGTGGAGCTCTGAATCTCTTTGTAAGGGGATATACAGTATGAAATGGAGGTGCAGGATGAAGAGAAGGTGTAGATGCGACAAAGTCAACTTGCCATGGGCTCACCCTCTTGGCATTCTGCAGAACTTCAGGTTCATCCCATGTAACCTATTATATAGAGATATTAGATATTTAACTAAATGCTAGGCATGAACTATAAAACTTAACATGGTGCATTCTAAAGGCAATGAGAAATGTATATCTTCTAAACATCCAACACCTTTCTTCATAAAACTTCTACCTATAATATAAACAACCACATTCTCTATTTCTCCCACCTACGCAATGTGTGTGCACTGTTGTGTTCAAGTAATCTCAGGTAGAATTCAATGCAAAGCACAGAAATTCTGGTTCGCTAAACTACAGACATAAAAGGAAACAAACTTCTATAGGGATTCAATCAAGAGAAACCTTATGAAAAAGCATAACCTCAAATCTCAACAGAACCTTCTATCACTTATCAGCTACCACCTGATCAATTTGTCTTGACATGATTATATATTTTCAGAACAGGTAGTTAGTTCTTTCTTTCCTTCTTTTTTTGCTTTCTATTTCAAGACAAAACTAATGATTTTCAACACAGATTATTCAAACATTTGAACAGAGCAAGGCCAGAGAATGTAATGCATATATTCTCACAAAAGGTATTGATCAAGCAAATCTTCTTTTCCAACTTCTCTTCCAACATTTTAATTTATACAAGTCATTCAAATCAAGCATCTATAGAACAATGCAGGCTGGTTTGCGTTATTGAAAATCAAATATTCACATCAATCCCAGCAATATCCAAACACCCAAATTAATCTGTAAATTAATCACTAATATATACAGAAAATTACATTCAACTCATCTACATTACATTAGAATGTACCATATAAACATCCAATGAGTTTCACAAGCATGCATCAATGTTAAGCTAATAACCACCACAATGCATTCAATGCCAAAATCCGAGAAGAGAAATGAAATACCTGAAGCATACGCCATGGAGATCCCTTCCAAGGCCCACTCTCCGGAACAAACACCGAAGACAGAGTGCCCTGAAACCAAGTCATCCTGGAGGAGTCATCAGTCTCCATAGCCATTTTCACTCTCATCCCAGCCGTCCAAAACACATTCAATGCCTTCTCCACCACCTCCGCCTTCACCACGAAATCAGCCCACCCAGCTTTCGGATAATACACCACCTCAAACGGCATTTCCTGCGCCGCCATCTCGGCCGCTTCCACCACAGCCTCCGCCGAAAGCTTCGTCTTAAACCCGTCCCCTCCAGAGCCTTCCTCCGACGACGACTTCAGACCAATGTGAGAGCTCCACCTGGCGCAATCGCCGCCGTGGCTGGCCCTCACGGTGCGCCTCACCCCGACGTACATCTCTCCGCCTCCGGAGTTTCTCATAAACACCACGGAGTCGCCGGCGACGAGCATCTTGCTATTGACGAACTTGCTCCAGCCGGTAGTGAGCAAGTGCCGCCGTGGAGTGCCGCGGTAGATGTGGCGGAAGTCCCAAACGACGCCGTGGAGGTCGGTGACGGAGAGCGTCTGGACCGGCGGCTCGGCCTGGTAGTTGAGCGGCGGGAAAATCGAATCAGCGCAGAACCTCGGGACGGAGAAACCGCCGCCATTGTTGGCGTCGGAAGGAGTCAAGATCTTAGCGAACGACACCACCCTATCGTCGTTTTCGCTCTCCACCTCCTCCGTCGCGGCGGCGCTGAGTTCGCGGTGGTGTGGGGAGAGGCCGGGGTGGACGGGGTGGAGGAGGAGCTTGGCGAAGACCTCGTCGGTGGTGGGATCGGCGAGAAATTTCACGGCGGCGACGCGGCAGAGAATGAGAGGCCTGGAGAGAACCTGAGGAGAGAGAAGAACCGGAGACGAAGCGGAGGTGGAGTGTTCGAGGTGGCCCTGGGGGAAGTAGTAAACCCTAGAATGGAGAGTGGGGATGGTGATGGAGTTGCCGGCGCAGGCTCGCCAGATTTTGGGGTCGATGGAGACGAGCTGCGGCTGAGGCTGAGGCTGCGGCGGCGCGTGGGAGTGAGAATGAGAGCGTGAGCGAGTGTGACGCTGAGAAGTGGGAGACATGGTGGCGGTTGGGATTTAGGGATTGGAGGAGGAGGAGGAAGGGAATCACTCTCTCTCTCTCTCTCACTGTCTTCTTCAGAGAAAGAAAGAAAGCAAATTGAAAAAGAAAACTGTCCGAGTCTGGGTTTTGATGGATCACACAGCTTTATTTATATTTTCTGATTTGGTTTAATTAATTGAAGTTAATTAGAGGAGTAATAGTGGGTTAAAACTACTCTCCGATGGACATGATTGGTCGCCTCCCATTTATTCCGTCCAAATTTTACGGTTTTCACACACAACTCCTAAACGGAATCCACCACCCAAGTCCTCTTAGTCTAACCGACTCTTCTTACTTTCACACGTATCACAATTTTTTTGAGCAATTTTTTTTGTAACGGATATACGATTTCTGAATCATAACGAGCGATTATGTTTTTCAGCAATGGAATATAGGGTAGTATATGAAAGCGGGGTTTATAACCGGAAATAGAAAATCGGTCGCGACCTGTAATAGCAAAGAAAATGACATTTGGAAAACAATAAGACAATGACAATCTTGTGAGTTACGATTGTCGTATTGTGATTTAGAGTGTGTTAATTGTGTATCTAGTATAATGATAATTTAATGTCATAATATAACAACAAATTGAAAGTTTGTTAATCGTATGTTTTCGTGTGAACTTTTAACATTAACGAATATTTTTTATAGACACATAATAAAAGTTTCCCAATGTCTAATCGATCGACAAGGTGACAACGCAACGTAGTAATACTACATGAGAGAGTAATAAATGGTTAGTCCATTAATTAGGTTTGATAAATCCATCACAATTACCGCTCAATTAAATTTGTTCTACGGAGGGGGCTTCAATAAATGGAGGAGTTGTCAGAGAATCCCATAGAGGGGGCCATTGTTGTACATTTTCTGTGACTCTTTTGACGTCACCTCTGCATTGGTTGTGTACTTGAATGAATTTGAATGGTGAAATTGAATGGAATCTGATTGGTGCTGAGTAGTGAATGTCACACACACTGACACTGAGACAAGTCAACCCATCAGGTTTGTTTGTTAGGATATTTTCCCTTTTCTTTATTTTTGGTTTTGGTTTTTCTGGGGACTGTTTTTAAGCTAATTGGCAACCCCGGATTGGTTGGCTATTTGAATATTGAATATTTGACTGTCCAATCCAAATTCAAATTCAGATAGAAAAAATTTCGAGAAATTG encodes the following:
- the LOC101298328 gene encoding auxin response factor 17-like, whose translation is MSPTSQRHTRSRSHSHSHAPPQPQPQPQLVSIDPKIWRACAGNSITIPTLHSRVYYFPQGHLEHSTSASSPVLLSPQVLSRPLILCRVAAVKFLADPTTDEVFAKLLLHPVHPGLSPHHRELSAAATEEVESENDDRVVSFAKILTPSDANNGGGFSVPRFCADSIFPPLNYQAEPPVQTLSVTDLHGVVWDFRHIYRGTPRRHLLTTGWSKFVNSKMLVAGDSVVFMRNSGGGEMYVGVRRTVRASHGGDCARWSSHIGLKSSSEEGSGGDGFKTKLSAEAVVEAAEMAAQEMPFEVVYYPKAGWADFVVKAEVVEKALNVFWTAGMRVKMAMETDDSSRMTWFQGTLSSVFVPESGPWKGSPWRMLQVTWDEPEVLQNAKRVSPWQVDFVASTPSLHPAPPFHTVYPLTKRFRAPLNPALLRHGEEEFMIPMTGAANSTMGQYNASLLNYNIFPAGMQGARQDLFCDSNASHLFNESTPRMCTYNSFGNNNMAPSLKRVSTELNIGSLRCYSLRDKNLIPRRDEVYEE